One genomic segment of Pseudorca crassidens isolate mPseCra1 chromosome X, mPseCra1.hap1, whole genome shotgun sequence includes these proteins:
- the LOC137216567 gene encoding collagen alpha-1(I) chain-like produces the protein MARVLHAERTLESRKGERFWPLLDTLSTLLPVCVGGSFCRDRARPGAWSAGESQAAWRGADLPDLRPEGSARTRGGGCGMKLCVSSCCLPYLALSPKIWSQNSTLDAPPQGHLGRPGASHKGLPRWQGTSLTAPEKMAAPELSTQGLFLPPWTLDAIANDLESHLHLFLGDFGLIRRTGRSRTIGKDRGRCGIFPTLSVILKETKHTKTPLVWTGCRELGLPVEPPEEVGFGEPGVPGSPETGLRLPPPPRALSQTPLRHGGRGRVGALPAAADPRAPGAPPPGCLGPVRLCAAAAAAAPPHPGRDPRTGKPESWLPAGPGPRRPAIPRPERRTAPFSPFLPPRDGSPRARRKPGSSQRPPSGRTTPAPAGSLQRDAAKEHYINTLGPDLDTEDSCFKKIQSSLKSCNLYAF, from the exons ATGGCTCGCGTCCTGCATGCGGAAAGGACGTTGGAGTCCAGAAAAGGTGAACGTTTCTGGCCCCTTCTCGACACCCTCTCCACCCTTCTTCCTGTCTGTGTTGGGGGGAGCTTCTGTCGAGATCGGGCGAGGCCCGGGGCCTGGTCCGCCGGTGAATCCCAGGCGGCGTGGAGAGGCGCTGACCTGCCCGATCTGAGGCCTGAAGGGAGCGCGAGGACCCGAGGGGGTGGCTGTGGAATGAAGCTCTGCGTTTCAAGCTGCTGCTTGCCCTATCTTGCCCTATCTCCCAAAATCTGGTCCCAGAATTCTACCCTGGACGCGCCGCCCCAAGGCCACCTTGGTCGCCCGGGGGCCTCCCATAAGGGATTGCCCCGCTGGCAGGGCACTAGCTTGACAGCTCCTGAGAAAATGGCAGCACCTGAGCTGTCGACTCAGGGCCTCTTCCTGCCCCCCTGGACTCTGGACGCTATTGCTAATGACCTCGAAAGCCACCTCCATCTCTTCCTGGGG GATTTTGGTTTGATCCGGCGCACGGGCAGGTCAAGGACTATTGGCAAAGACAGAGGGAGGTGTGGAATCTTTCCCACGCTTTCCGTCATCCTGAAAGAAACCAAGCACACGAAAACCCCTCTTGTCTGGACGGGCTGCCGGGAACTGGGCTTACCAGTGGAGCCCCCGGAGGAGGTCGGCTTTGGGGAGCCCGGGGTTCCAGGCAGCCCGGAGACGGGGCTCAGGCTCCCGCCGCCCCCACGCGCActctcccagactcccttgcgCCACGGCGGACGCGGGCGGGTCGGGGCCCTTCCGGCCGCCGCGGACCCTCGGGCTCCCGGGGCGCCGCCACCCGGCTGCCTGGGGCCAGTCCGGCTCtgcgcggccgccgccgccgccgccccgccccaccccggccgcGATCCCCGGACCGGGAAGCCCGAGAGTTGGCTCCCGGCCGGCCCAGGGCCCCGCAGGCCAGCAATCCCGAGGCCTGAACGGCGAACAG ctcccttttctccctttctcccccctCGGGACGGGTCCCCTCGAGCCAGAAGGAAGCCCGGCAGCAGCCAGCGCCCACCCTCCGGGAGGACCACGCCCGCGCCCGCCGGCTCCCTCCAGCGGGACGCAG